In Zonotrichia leucophrys gambelii isolate GWCS_2022_RI chromosome 6, RI_Zleu_2.0, whole genome shotgun sequence, one genomic interval encodes:
- the RGS10 gene encoding regulator of G-protein signaling 10 isoform X2 translates to MLGYMEKINDGEGHPSSSHQALKGTSKWATSLENLLEDPEGVKRFREFLKKEFSEENVLFWLACEEFKKTQGKKQMQEKAKEIYMTFLSSKASSQVNVEGQSRLSETILETPHPLMFQKLQDQIFNLMKYDSYSRFLKSDIFLNHKKSEEQEENSPEAQTAAKRASRIYNT, encoded by the exons agataaATGATGGTGAGGGCCACCCAAGCAGCAGCCACCAAGCCCTGAAGGGAACCTCGAAATGGGCCACGTCACTGGAGAACCTCCTGGAAGACCCAGAGGGAGTCAAACGCTTTAGG gaatttttaaagaaagaatttaGTGAAGAAAACGTTTTGTTCTGGTTAGCATGTGAAGAATTTAAGAagacacagggaaaaaagcag ATGCAGGAAAAAGCTAAAGAGATTTACATGACTTTCCTGTCCAGCAAAGCTTCCTCCCAGGTCAATGTTGAGGGGCAGTCCCGTCTGAGTGAGACCATCCTGGAGACACCTCACCCTCTCATGTTCCAGAAGCTCCAGGACCAG aTATTCAACCTCATGAAGTATGACAGCTACAGCCGCTTCCTGAAGTCAGACATCTTCCTAAACCATAAGAAGAGTGAGGAGCAAGAGGAGAACTCCCCAGAGGCTCAGACTGCAGCTAAAAGAGCATCAAGAATTTACAACACATGA
- the RGS10 gene encoding regulator of G-protein signaling 10 isoform X1, whose protein sequence is MFNRAVSRLSRKRPPSEINDGEGHPSSSHQALKGTSKWATSLENLLEDPEGVKRFREFLKKEFSEENVLFWLACEEFKKTQGKKQMQEKAKEIYMTFLSSKASSQVNVEGQSRLSETILETPHPLMFQKLQDQIFNLMKYDSYSRFLKSDIFLNHKKSEEQEENSPEAQTAAKRASRIYNT, encoded by the exons agataaATGATGGTGAGGGCCACCCAAGCAGCAGCCACCAAGCCCTGAAGGGAACCTCGAAATGGGCCACGTCACTGGAGAACCTCCTGGAAGACCCAGAGGGAGTCAAACGCTTTAGG gaatttttaaagaaagaatttaGTGAAGAAAACGTTTTGTTCTGGTTAGCATGTGAAGAATTTAAGAagacacagggaaaaaagcag ATGCAGGAAAAAGCTAAAGAGATTTACATGACTTTCCTGTCCAGCAAAGCTTCCTCCCAGGTCAATGTTGAGGGGCAGTCCCGTCTGAGTGAGACCATCCTGGAGACACCTCACCCTCTCATGTTCCAGAAGCTCCAGGACCAG aTATTCAACCTCATGAAGTATGACAGCTACAGCCGCTTCCTGAAGTCAGACATCTTCCTAAACCATAAGAAGAGTGAGGAGCAAGAGGAGAACTCCCCAGAGGCTCAGACTGCAGCTAAAAGAGCATCAAGAATTTACAACACATGA